The Planctomycetota bacterium genomic sequence CCGATAGGACCCGCGGGCAGGCTCTTTCCTGGTCCTATCGGTCCCATCTGTCCTATCCGTCGTATCCTGCTTTGGGGGAGCTATGGAAACCCTCGACAAGATCCCGTTCGCGGTGGATGTAGCCGCTCTAATGAAAAGCCTGCGCATCCCGGCCGGCAGCGACCGGGAGCGCGAGGTGCGCAAGATGGTGAAGGCGGCGCAGAAGATCGCCCGGCCCAAGGCGGTCTACGACCTGTGCTTCATCGAGCACAAGGGCGAAGATAGCGTGACATTCGGCGGCGCGACGTTCACCAGCCGCGTGCTCCGTGTGAACCTCGATGGGGCGGGGCGGGTCTTCCCCTTCGTGGCCACGTGCGGCCGCGAACTGGCCGACTTTGCGGCCTCGCTCGACGACCTGGTGCTCAGCTTCGCCCTCGACACCGTGATGGTGCAGGCGCTGGAGGCCATGGTGGGCGCGCTCCGCACGCACCTCACCCAGAAGTACGCCCTCGGCGGCGTCGGCATGATGGACCCCGGGTCGCTCGAGGACTGGCCGCTCTCCGAGCAGCGGCCGCTCTTCTCGGTGCTCGGCGACGTGAAGGGCGCCATCGGCGTCGAACTGACCGACAGCCTGCTCATGGTGCCCATCAAGTCGGTCTCCGGCATCATCTTCCCCACGAAACACAGCTTCGAGAGCTGCCAGCTCTGCCCTCGCGAGACCTGCCCCAACCGCCGGGCGAAGTACGACCCCGAGCTCTGGGCGAAGCGCTACGGCCGCACGGGGCAATGACCGATTCGCACGGGCCTCTGCCGCAGCGCGGGCGGCACGATGGACAGGATGGATAAGATCGACAGGAATGGACAACACGTCCATGCTGTCCATCTTGTCCATAGCACCTTGACTGGCCTGCGCCAACGGCTAGAATGAAAGACACGCGAAGAACCAAGGAGGAGCCATGCGCAGAGAGAACAACGTCATCGTCGCCCAGTCGGGCGGGCCGTCGCCCGTCATCAACAGCTCGCTGCGGGGCGTACTCGACACGTGCCGGGCCTTCCCCGACACGTTCGGCACGGTCTATGCCGCGTGGCACGGCATCGAGGGCGTGCTCAACGAGGAACTGCTCGACCTGAGCGCCCAGCCCGACGAGGAGATCGCCCTCCTGCGCACCACGCCCGCCGCCGGCGCCATCGGCACCTGCCGCTACAAGCTCAAGGACAAGCAGACCGAGGACTTCGAGCGAATCATCGCCGTCTTCAAGGCCCACGGCATCCGCTACTTCTTCTACAACGGCGGCAACGACTCGATGGACACGGCGAACAAGGTGAGCCAGCTTGCGGCCAAGCGGGGACTCGACCTGATCGCCGTGGGCGTGCCCAAGACGATTGACAACGACGTGGGCGACCAGGAGTTCCAGCTGATTGACCACACGCCCGGCTACGGCAGCGTGGCGCGCTACTGGGCGTGCATCGTGCAGAACGCCCTCGAAGAGAACCGCGGCGCCTGCCCCTCCGACCCCGTGCTCGTGATCCAGGCGATGGGGCGGAAGATCGGCTTCATCCCCGCCGCCGCCCGCCTGGCCGACCCCCACCGCGAGGCGTCGCTCCAGATCTACATGCCCGAGGCCGGCGTGAAGCTGCCCGAGCTCGCCGACAACGTCAACCAGGCCCTCAAGGCCCGCGGCGGCGTGGTCGTGGTCGTGAGCGAAGGGCTCGACGTGGGCGACATCGGCGCGAGCAAGGACTCCTTCGGCCACACGCAGTTCAGCGCCAGCGAGACCACGGCGGCCCAGATCGTCGTCAGCTACCTGAACAAGGTCGGCCTGGCCGCCCGCGGCGCCGCCCGCGGCCAGGTGCCCGGCTGCGACCAGCGCGACACCGCCGTCTATGCCTCCGTGGTGGACCTGGACGAGGCCTACCGCGTCGGCCAGAAGGCGGCCCTGCTCGCCAAGAACGGCGAGGGCGGCTGGATGTCCACGATCCTCCGCGAGCCCGGCAGCCCCTACAGCGTGCGCTACGACAAGGTGGAACTCGCGAAGGTGGCGAACTCGGAACGCACCTTCCCCAAAGCCTGGATCGCCCCCAGCCGCGTGGACGTGACGGACGACTTCCTGGCCTATGCCCGGCCGCTGATCGGCGACGACTGGGTGAGCGTGCCCCTGGTGAACGGCATCCAACGCTTCGCGCGGCTCAAGCCGATCTTCGCCGAGCGCAAGTGCCCGGCCTACGTGCCCCAGGCGTACCGCTGAAACGTGCCTGACCCACCCCTTGACAGGAGGACCCGCCGTGGACAAGGCCGTGACCCGCCGCCAGTTCGCCGCCACCGCCGCCGCGGCCGCCGTGGCCGCGACGCTGCCGCAGACCGCGCAGGCCGCGGCGGCCGACCCCGCGACGATTCTCAACTACAACCCCGACATGGAATACCGCCGCCTGGGCAAGACGGGGCTGATGATCTCCGCCGTCGTGCTCGGCGGCCATTGGAAGCGCCTCGTCAAGATCATCGGCGGCGACGAGCCCAAGGGCTGGATGAGCACCGACATCGGCCGCGAAGCGTTCCAGAAGAACCGCGCCGACGTGGTCACCCGCTGCATCGAGAAGGGCATCAACTACGTGGACGCCTGCTGCGGCGAGGAGATTCTCGCCTACAGCCGCGCCCTGAAGGGCCGCCGCGACCGGATGTACTTCGGCTTCTCCTGGCACGTGCGTGAGAGCCGATTCCCCGAATGGCGCTCGGCCAAGAAGCTCCAGGAGGGCCTCGACCTCGGCCTCAAGGAGGCCGGACTCGACTACTGCGACCTCTGGCGCATCAGCCTGCTCGTGGACAGCAGCAAGCACACCCAAGGCGAGATCGAGGAGGCCGTGGCCGCGCTCGACTGGGCCAAGCAGACGGGCCGCGCGCGCTTCACCGGCTTCTCCTCCCACGACCGCCCCCACCTCAAGCACCTGGTCGAGACCTATCCCAAGCAGGTCGAGGTCATCCTCACCCCCTACACCGCCAAGACCAAGGTCGTGCACGACCCCAGCGGCCTCTGGGCCGCAATCCGAAAGCACGACGTCGGCTGGTTCGGCATCAAGCCCTTCGCCAGCAACAGCGTCTTCCAGGGCGACAGCAGCCCCGAGAGCCCCAGTTTCGATGAAGACAACCGCATCGCACGGCTCACCATCCGCCGCATCCTGTGCAACCCGGCCATCACCGCCCCTATGCCCGGCCTCATCACCCCCCAGCAGGTGGACAACGTGTGCGCCGCGATCAAGGAACGCCGAGAACTCGACCTGAAGGAGCGGGCGGAACTCGACCGCGCCATGGAGCGCGCCTGGGCAAGCCTGCCGGCCGACTACCAGTGGCTCAAGGACTGGGAACGCGTGTGAGCGGCGTGCCTACTTGCCTTTGCTCTTCCCCGCCCCCTTGGCCATCGCCTCGTAGCGTCGGCGCAGGAAGACGGTGACGACGCCGTAGACCTGCCCCACGCCGCACGAGACCATCAGCAACAGGCCGGCCTCGAGGTACTTGTCCCACTTGGACAGCCCGTGCAGGCTGGAGAGCGCTTTGGAATCGGCAAGGCTGATGAGGGCGAAGTACACGCCAGCGCCCACGAACCAACCGGGCACAAAGTCGAAACCCGGCACCCGCTCGGCGCAGATGACCACCACGACCACCGCGAACACGGCCGCGGG encodes the following:
- a CDS encoding vitamin B12 dependent-methionine synthase activation domain-containing protein, with the translated sequence METLDKIPFAVDVAALMKSLRIPAGSDREREVRKMVKAAQKIARPKAVYDLCFIEHKGEDSVTFGGATFTSRVLRVNLDGAGRVFPFVATCGRELADFAASLDDLVLSFALDTVMVQALEAMVGALRTHLTQKYALGGVGMMDPGSLEDWPLSEQRPLFSVLGDVKGAIGVELTDSLLMVPIKSVSGIIFPTKHSFESCQLCPRETCPNRRAKYDPELWAKRYGRTGQ
- a CDS encoding diphosphate--fructose-6-phosphate 1-phosphotransferase; its protein translation is MRRENNVIVAQSGGPSPVINSSLRGVLDTCRAFPDTFGTVYAAWHGIEGVLNEELLDLSAQPDEEIALLRTTPAAGAIGTCRYKLKDKQTEDFERIIAVFKAHGIRYFFYNGGNDSMDTANKVSQLAAKRGLDLIAVGVPKTIDNDVGDQEFQLIDHTPGYGSVARYWACIVQNALEENRGACPSDPVLVIQAMGRKIGFIPAAARLADPHREASLQIYMPEAGVKLPELADNVNQALKARGGVVVVVSEGLDVGDIGASKDSFGHTQFSASETTAAQIVVSYLNKVGLAARGAARGQVPGCDQRDTAVYASVVDLDEAYRVGQKAALLAKNGEGGWMSTILREPGSPYSVRYDKVELAKVANSERTFPKAWIAPSRVDVTDDFLAYARPLIGDDWVSVPLVNGIQRFARLKPIFAERKCPAYVPQAYR
- a CDS encoding aldo/keto reductase, whose translation is MDKAVTRRQFAATAAAAAVAATLPQTAQAAAADPATILNYNPDMEYRRLGKTGLMISAVVLGGHWKRLVKIIGGDEPKGWMSTDIGREAFQKNRADVVTRCIEKGINYVDACCGEEILAYSRALKGRRDRMYFGFSWHVRESRFPEWRSAKKLQEGLDLGLKEAGLDYCDLWRISLLVDSSKHTQGEIEEAVAALDWAKQTGRARFTGFSSHDRPHLKHLVETYPKQVEVILTPYTAKTKVVHDPSGLWAAIRKHDVGWFGIKPFASNSVFQGDSSPESPSFDEDNRIARLTIRRILCNPAITAPMPGLITPQQVDNVCAAIKERRELDLKERAELDRAMERAWASLPADYQWLKDWERV
- a CDS encoding DUF1097 family protein, yielding PAAVFAVVVVVICAERVPGFDFVPGWFVGAGVYFALISLADSKALSSLHGLSKWDKYLEAGLLLMVSCGVGQVYGVVTVFLRRRYEAMAKGAGKSKGK